The following are encoded together in the Armatimonadota bacterium genome:
- a CDS encoding PEP-CTERM sorting domain-containing protein: MIRKSLLALAGACALTMSASAVTYSQLSVDGQLADGWSLVFSPIDLTLFYPEAFAGDLSPTRQGDIDVKFVASDPSGITMVSLTWMGALEGLGSFHMRGTIEDFTDSNNPIQIGAFDFSVLDHSELPSTRHVAIAPTTVIRITHAITLSAPDQTDPSGLDIAALTLTDHTFQVVPEPASIIGLALGAAALIRRRR, from the coding sequence ATGATTCGCAAATCTCTGCTGGCATTGGCGGGCGCTTGCGCCCTAACCATGAGTGCCTCGGCTGTAACCTACAGCCAGTTGTCCGTCGACGGGCAATTGGCCGATGGATGGTCGCTGGTCTTTTCGCCCATCGATCTGACGCTCTTCTACCCCGAGGCGTTTGCGGGCGACCTCTCTCCGACCCGTCAGGGCGACATCGACGTGAAGTTCGTCGCGTCCGACCCTTCGGGCATCACGATGGTCTCGCTGACATGGATGGGCGCGTTAGAAGGGCTTGGCTCGTTCCACATGCGGGGCACCATTGAGGACTTTACCGACTCGAACAATCCGATCCAGATCGGAGCGTTCGATTTCTCGGTTCTGGACCATTCGGAGCTGCCCAGTACTCGACACGTTGCCATAGCGCCGACCACCGTGATCCGAATTACTCATGCGATCACGCTGTCTGCGCCCGATCAGACCGATCCGAGCGGACTGGACATAGCCGCGCTGACGCTGACGGACCACACCTTCCAAGTCGTGCCCGAGCCCGCCTCGATCATCGGTCTGGCTCTGGGCGCCGCGGCGCTCATCCGACGCCGACGGTAG
- a CDS encoding PEP-CTERM sorting domain-containing protein (PEP-CTERM proteins occur, often in large numbers, in the proteomes of bacteria that also encode an exosortase, a predicted intramembrane cysteine proteinase. The presence of a PEP-CTERM domain at a protein's C-terminus predicts cleavage within the sorting domain, followed by covalent anchoring to some some component of the (usually Gram-negative) cell surface. Many PEP-CTERM proteins exhibit an unusual sequence composition that includes large numbers of potential glycosylation sites. Expression of one such protein has been shown restore the ability of a bacterium to form floc, a type of biofilm.) produces the protein MTRRILPIAAAALAIFSGAKADVFFDQPFATGSLAAGASISSGAFDIDFFLQNAQVGDPPLPTRIGNLVLGFNAYSDVALMSEEITLFSTGQLRGSGILYFNQTVVDISDPFNPVEIASFSAVLTSANTLPFSHLLTFSQPSTAIKVRKSFVLAAPDTPEDDYSGFGQLNGRFEQVPEPTSIAALLMGGALMARRLRKGVKR, from the coding sequence ATGACCCGGCGCATCTTGCCTATTGCGGCCGCCGCGTTAGCGATCTTTAGCGGTGCAAAGGCCGATGTCTTTTTTGATCAGCCGTTTGCTACTGGTTCGCTGGCTGCGGGCGCTTCGATCAGTTCAGGCGCATTCGATATCGACTTTTTCTTGCAGAACGCCCAGGTGGGCGATCCGCCGCTTCCGACGCGAATCGGGAATCTCGTATTGGGCTTCAACGCCTACTCGGACGTTGCGCTGATGAGCGAGGAGATCACGCTCTTTTCGACCGGCCAACTGCGGGGCAGCGGCATTCTCTACTTCAACCAGACGGTCGTTGATATTTCAGACCCGTTTAACCCGGTCGAGATCGCGAGCTTCAGCGCGGTGCTGACTTCGGCCAACACGCTGCCGTTTTCTCATCTGCTGACGTTCAGCCAGCCTTCGACGGCCATCAAGGTGCGCAAGTCGTTTGTCTTGGCCGCGCCCGATACGCCCGAGGACGACTACTCCGGTTTTGGCCAGTTGAACGGTCGGTTCGAACAGGTTCCTGAGCCAACCAGCATTGCGGCGCTCCTGATGGGCGGCGCACTGATGGCTCGACGACTACGAAAGGGGGTCAAGCGATGA
- a CDS encoding glutamate mutase L codes for MSDNVRSILATDCGSTTTKAILIEKLGDEYRLRFRGEAPTTVEAPFDDVTIGVLNAVSEVEELSGRTLVDSGRIIVPQQDEKTGVDLYLSTSSAGGGLQMMVMGVVRQMSAESGQRAALGAGAIIMDTIAIDDGRKDYQKIERLRALRPDIVLMSGGTDGGTVTHLVDLAELLLSADPRPRFGTMNLPVIYAGNKDAVEPVTEISEKRFDVRVVNNLRPTLDKEDLGPAREAVHELFLEHVMQQAPGYGKLMTWTSADIMSTPNAVGKIMVTIAEQRGINILGVDIGGATTDVFSVFHGNYTRTVSANLGMSYSICNVMLETGIENIRRWLPFDIDPMEVRNRLRNKMIRPTTIPQTYHDLLLEQAAAREALRLAFIHHKDLARGLKGIQQQRTIGDALDQKDTGETLVNLMELDMIVGSGGVLSHAPERAQSALMVLDAYQPEGVTMLAVDSIFMMPQLGVLSTVHPVAAAQVFDRDCLIRLGHSVCPVGQGKEGELCMTVDLAGQSVSVSVGEIKVVPLGVGEKVKAVIKPNKNFDVGEGKGRTREMELEGGVVGLVFDGRGRPMVLPTENDQRTKKLKEWLAAFNLPMP; via the coding sequence ATGTCCGATAACGTTCGATCCATCTTGGCTACCGATTGCGGCAGCACCACCACAAAAGCCATCTTAATCGAGAAGTTGGGCGATGAGTATCGCCTGAGGTTTCGAGGAGAAGCGCCGACCACCGTCGAGGCGCCCTTTGACGATGTGACGATAGGCGTGCTGAACGCCGTCAGCGAAGTCGAGGAGCTGTCGGGCCGGACTCTGGTCGATAGCGGACGCATCATCGTTCCACAGCAGGACGAGAAGACAGGCGTAGACCTCTATCTTTCGACATCCAGCGCGGGCGGCGGGCTACAGATGATGGTGATGGGCGTGGTGCGCCAAATGTCTGCCGAAAGCGGCCAGCGCGCGGCGCTGGGCGCGGGCGCGATCATTATGGACACGATCGCCATCGACGACGGACGCAAAGATTATCAAAAGATCGAGCGATTGCGAGCGCTTCGACCCGACATTGTGCTGATGTCGGGCGGTACGGACGGCGGCACGGTAACGCACTTGGTCGATCTGGCCGAGCTTTTGCTGTCGGCCGACCCTCGGCCGAGGTTCGGCACGATGAACCTTCCCGTGATCTATGCAGGCAACAAGGACGCAGTGGAGCCCGTTACGGAGATCTCCGAGAAGCGATTTGACGTGCGCGTGGTCAACAATCTTCGACCGACGCTGGACAAAGAGGACCTTGGGCCGGCCAGAGAGGCCGTGCACGAACTCTTTTTGGAGCACGTGATGCAGCAGGCGCCGGGCTATGGCAAGCTGATGACTTGGACTTCTGCGGATATTATGTCCACCCCCAATGCCGTCGGCAAGATCATGGTGACCATCGCCGAACAGCGCGGGATCAACATCTTGGGCGTCGATATCGGAGGCGCGACGACCGACGTGTTCTCCGTTTTCCACGGCAACTATACGCGAACGGTGAGCGCCAACCTTGGCATGAGCTACTCGATATGCAACGTGATGCTAGAAACCGGCATCGAGAATATCCGAAGGTGGCTGCCGTTCGACATCGACCCGATGGAAGTGCGCAATCGCCTGCGCAACAAGATGATTCGCCCCACTACCATCCCTCAAACGTACCACGACCTATTGCTGGAACAGGCTGCCGCTCGCGAGGCGCTGCGCCTCGCTTTCATCCACCATAAGGACTTGGCGCGCGGACTGAAAGGCATTCAACAACAGCGCACTATTGGCGATGCCCTGGACCAAAAGGATACGGGCGAGACGCTGGTTAACCTAATGGAACTGGACATGATCGTCGGCAGCGGCGGCGTGCTGAGCCATGCGCCCGAGCGCGCCCAATCGGCCCTGATGGTGCTCGATGCTTATCAGCCCGAAGGCGTTACGATGCTTGCGGTCGATTCGATCTTTATGATGCCTCAGTTGGGCGTGCTTTCGACCGTGCATCCGGTCGCGGCGGCGCAAGTGTTCGATCGCGACTGCCTAATCCGCCTGGGCCACTCCGTCTGTCCGGTCGGGCAAGGCAAAGAGGGCGAACTCTGCATGACGGTCGATCTGGCTGGGCAATCCGTTTCGGTCTCGGTCGGCGAGATCAAAGTCGTGCCGCTAGGCGTGGGCGAAAAGGTTAAGGCCGTGATCAAGCCGAACAAGAACTTTGATGTTGGCGAAGGCAAAGGACGAACGCGGGAGATGGAGTTAGAAGGCGGCGTGGTGGGGCTGGTGTTCGACGGTCGCGGTCGCCCGATGGTTCTGCCTACAGAGAACGACCAGCGCACCAAGAAGCTGAAAGAGTGGCTGGCCGCCTTCAACCTGCCGATGCCGTAG